One part of the Nitrospira sp. genome encodes these proteins:
- a CDS encoding ACT domain-containing protein, whose protein sequence is MDHFAIVTAFGQDRPGIVALMADSLYQLGCNIEDTCMTRLRGEFTMMLMVRLPQDIDANALSSRLTASTRLLDLAVLCRALPGQAAVRHYTSELPTYILSVYGADHPGIVAKVAQTVADQGGNITDMNTRVIGSGEAPVYVMVLELQLPQGRKADPLKQALDALKPVLGVDLTLRPLESATF, encoded by the coding sequence ATGGATCACTTCGCCATCGTCACCGCCTTCGGCCAGGACCGTCCCGGCATCGTGGCCCTCATGGCCGACAGCCTCTATCAACTCGGCTGCAACATCGAAGACACCTGCATGACGAGGCTGCGTGGCGAATTCACCATGATGCTCATGGTCCGCCTGCCGCAGGACATCGACGCCAACGCGTTAAGCAGTAGACTCACAGCCTCGACGCGACTATTGGACCTTGCCGTGCTTTGCAGAGCGCTCCCCGGGCAGGCCGCAGTCCGCCACTATACGTCCGAACTACCGACCTACATTTTGTCGGTCTACGGCGCAGACCATCCCGGCATTGTGGCGAAGGTCGCACAGACCGTGGCGGACCAAGGCGGCAACATCACCGACATGAATACGCGCGTGATCGGGTCAGGCGAGGCTCCAGTCTACGTCATGGTGCTGGAACTTCAGCTACCACAGGGCCGAAAAGCGGACCCGCTCAAACAGGCATTGGATGCCCTCAAGCCAGTGCTGGGCGTGGATCTCACGTTACGCCCGCTCGAGAGCGCGACCTTCTGA
- a CDS encoding sel1 repeat family protein: MTELRRWHVIMVAVTALVCGVVSVVSADPSSEYQLQALAGEGDANAQWMLGQALLTGSLGTTDEGEAVRWFQLAADQGHALAQRDLGMLYEQGQGVTQDSLEAFFWYSLASRQDSGRASLRRDALSAMLTPDQREAIAARLKGWRPRK, from the coding sequence ATGACGGAGCTGAGGCGATGGCACGTGATAATGGTGGCCGTGACGGCGCTGGTCTGCGGGGTGGTGTCGGTCGTGTCGGCCGATCCTTCGTCCGAATATCAACTCCAGGCGCTTGCCGGCGAGGGGGACGCGAATGCCCAGTGGATGCTGGGGCAGGCCTTGCTCACCGGCAGTCTGGGGACGACCGACGAGGGCGAAGCCGTGCGCTGGTTCCAGCTTGCGGCGGATCAGGGGCATGCATTGGCGCAGCGGGATTTGGGCATGCTGTACGAGCAGGGGCAAGGCGTGACGCAGGATTCGCTCGAGGCCTTCTTTTGGTATTCTCTCGCCAGTCGGCAGGACAGCGGGCGGGCCAGTCTCCGTCGCGATGCCTTGTCGGCCATGCTCACGCCGGATCAGCGTGAAGCCATCGCGGCACGCCTCAAGGGGTGGCGACCGAGGAAGTGA
- a CDS encoding DUF2442 domain-containing protein yields the protein MLKDLVEATALDGYRVRLRFEDGVEGELDLATIIRFEGVFAPLQDLVRFRELSVDPALGTIYWPNGADLDPVVLYARLTGTSLPTYAIKSAR from the coding sequence ATGCTCAAAGATCTTGTCGAAGCCACAGCACTTGACGGGTATCGGGTACGGCTGCGGTTCGAAGATGGCGTTGAGGGCGAGTTAGACTTGGCCACGATCATCCGGTTTGAGGGTGTCTTTGCACCCCTGCAGGACCTCGTCCGCTTTCGAGAGTTGTCAGTCGATCCAGCACTCGGGACCATTTATTGGCCCAATGGAGCAGATCTCGACCCTGTCGTGCTGTACGCGCGGCTCACAGGAACCTCTCTCCCCACATACGCGATCAAATCGGCTCGTTGA
- a CDS encoding restriction endonuclease, with product MPPSNAFILRQSPGGIRALEIISLPRNVIVNGWSDARDLIGENDYSKFREIVSESCYSGEKNLRKSGYGASTMWRFLNEMHEGDWVVVPDKNGTFYLAEVSGAPFYDDSEQAHKTDTCYRRPVKWLNDKKPIRRDFARSGLISRMKTQQTSAYAHDLIEEIVEALELASKAESVDPENLFKKELRQKMSQAVLKEIHSGYMDERRFERLVQTLLKAIGASRAELVPRLHDKGVDILSEFPLGPMQIRVGIQVKWHQGQTTSEYVDQLAGGLEAENLTVGWLVSSGSFAEDCHALSEKLFLEKGIQINLMDGEQIAMTIIDNGLQTFLTKG from the coding sequence ATGCCCCCTTCAAATGCCTTCATTCTGAGACAATCCCCTGGAGGGATCCGTGCCCTGGAGATCATATCGCTCCCACGAAATGTCATTGTCAATGGTTGGTCCGATGCAAGAGATCTGATTGGGGAGAATGACTATTCAAAATTTCGCGAGATAGTCAGTGAAAGTTGTTATTCCGGAGAGAAGAATCTTAGGAAATCCGGATACGGGGCAAGTACGATGTGGCGATTCCTAAACGAGATGCACGAAGGCGATTGGGTTGTAGTCCCTGATAAGAATGGGACTTTTTATCTCGCCGAGGTCTCGGGTGCCCCTTTTTATGATGATTCCGAACAAGCTCACAAAACTGACACTTGCTACCGTAGGCCGGTTAAGTGGTTAAACGACAAGAAACCAATCCGCCGAGATTTTGCCCGCTCAGGCTTAATCTCTCGTATGAAAACTCAACAAACGTCCGCTTACGCACATGATTTGATCGAGGAGATCGTTGAGGCTCTAGAGCTCGCTTCAAAGGCAGAGAGTGTTGACCCGGAGAATTTGTTCAAAAAGGAATTGCGGCAAAAAATGAGCCAAGCCGTCCTGAAAGAAATTCACTCAGGGTACATGGATGAAAGACGGTTCGAGCGGCTTGTTCAGACATTGCTGAAAGCGATCGGTGCTTCGCGCGCCGAGCTAGTGCCGAGGTTACATGATAAGGGCGTCGATATTCTGTCTGAGTTTCCTCTCGGTCCTATGCAGATTCGAGTTGGCATACAGGTCAAATGGCATCAAGGCCAGACGACCAGTGAGTATGTGGATCAGCTAGCTGGTGGGTTAGAGGCTGAGAATCTTACAGTAGGATGGCTAGTATCGTCGGGCAGTTTTGCCGAGGATTGTCACGCATTGTCGGAAAAACTATTTCTGGAGAAGGGAATACAAATAAACCTTATGGATGGCGAACAAATAGCCATGACCATCATAGACAATGGGTTGCAGACATTTCTCACAAAAGGCTAG
- the def gene encoding peptide deformylase has translation MAIRPILHYPHPTLKIDSAAVIPDDPATQAVAQDLLDTLDASPGVALAAPQIGHAVRVIVVDVSRKKGEKGHGLIVMVNPVILALEGRKILREGCLSVPDYTGNVLRYDQAVVEGLTLDGRVVTLTTSGFEALALQHEVDHLNGLLFLDRIQSLSTDLFRRKTSS, from the coding sequence GTGGCAATCCGTCCGATTCTGCATTACCCCCACCCGACACTGAAGATCGACAGTGCCGCCGTAATCCCCGATGATCCGGCGACACAGGCCGTGGCGCAGGATCTCCTCGATACCCTCGACGCCTCACCCGGTGTCGCGCTGGCGGCGCCGCAGATCGGCCATGCCGTCCGTGTGATCGTCGTGGATGTCTCGCGCAAAAAAGGCGAGAAGGGGCACGGGCTGATCGTGATGGTCAACCCCGTCATTCTCGCGTTGGAGGGTCGGAAGATTCTACGGGAGGGCTGCCTCAGCGTGCCGGATTACACCGGCAATGTCCTGCGGTATGACCAGGCGGTGGTGGAAGGCCTGACACTGGACGGCCGCGTTGTGACGCTCACCACCTCGGGATTCGAAGCACTCGCGTTGCAGCACGAGGTGGACCATCTGAACGGCCTGCTGTTTCTCGACCGCATTCAGTCGCTCAGCACGGATCTCTTCAGACGAAAAACCTCAAGCTGA
- a CDS encoding alpha/beta hydrolase, which translates to MLVARILLALGLIGVVGCAGTAPPVRTNSGAHPPQLADVIPPDQPFTRHLVNVDGLRLSVLEAGTGDPIIFVHGVVTTSNIFPRYVGAYSPEFRGIAVDLRGYGDSEKPPTGFTIDRFAHDLIVLADELKIDKAVWVGVSMGGMILQRLALDHPERVRALVLVSTTDGAMILDQDIQTIGMPRDYREVSTRMIVESFPHGTPMKTYQPLLERIPTWNGTVIREALTSMSQFNVHGRLTAIRVPTLIMVGAKDDVATPAIALGIQGQIPGAKLVEFKTGHFMMAEDPDRFRTVLGEFLKQLPQ; encoded by the coding sequence ATGCTGGTTGCTCGAATCCTGCTCGCGCTAGGCCTGATTGGGGTCGTCGGCTGTGCGGGGACGGCCCCGCCGGTGCGGACCAATAGCGGCGCGCATCCGCCTCAACTGGCCGACGTCATTCCTCCCGATCAACCCTTCACGCGCCATTTGGTCAACGTGGACGGTCTGCGTCTGAGCGTGTTGGAGGCGGGCACGGGTGATCCGATCATCTTCGTGCACGGGGTGGTGACGACCAGCAACATCTTTCCCAGATACGTCGGCGCCTATTCGCCGGAGTTTCGCGGCATCGCGGTGGATTTGCGCGGGTATGGCGATTCGGAAAAGCCGCCGACCGGTTTCACGATCGATCGATTTGCCCACGACCTGATCGTGCTGGCAGACGAGCTGAAGATCGACAAAGCCGTTTGGGTCGGTGTGTCGATGGGCGGGATGATCCTGCAACGGTTGGCCTTGGATCATCCTGAACGGGTGCGGGCGTTGGTGTTGGTCTCCACGACCGACGGCGCCATGATTCTGGATCAGGACATCCAGACGATCGGCATGCCGCGCGACTATCGTGAGGTCTCGACACGCATGATCGTCGAAAGTTTTCCTCACGGCACGCCGATGAAAACCTATCAGCCGCTGCTCGAGCGGATTCCCACCTGGAACGGCACGGTGATCCGGGAAGCCCTCACCTCCATGTCGCAGTTCAACGTGCATGGCCGACTCACGGCGATCCGGGTGCCCACGTTGATCATGGTGGGTGCGAAGGATGATGTGGCGACTCCGGCCATCGCCCTGGGGATTCAGGGGCAGATTCCCGGCGCGAAACTCGTGGAATTCAAGACCGGCCATTTCATGATGGCGGAAGACCCGGATCGGTTTCGCACCGTGCTCGGAGAGTTTCTCAAGCAGCTGCCGCAGTGA
- a CDS encoding DUF4160 domain-containing protein, with protein MPELCRFFGIIITMYYDDHAPPHFHVRYSDYKAIMGIDSLMLLDGYLPPRALGLVAEWGALHRDELREDWSLAEQRAPLKKIRPLEYASCSKILSKPQHLTGIGYGCGSKMALRAS; from the coding sequence ATGCCTGAGCTCTGTCGGTTCTTCGGTATAATCATCACGATGTACTACGACGATCATGCACCGCCTCATTTCCACGTTCGTTACAGCGATTACAAGGCAATCATGGGCATCGATTCGCTGATGCTGTTGGATGGATACCTGCCCCCACGGGCGCTTGGACTAGTTGCGGAGTGGGGTGCCTTACATCGGGACGAGTTGCGGGAAGATTGGTCACTAGCCGAGCAGCGAGCGCCGCTGAAAAAGATTAGACCGCTGGAGTACGCATCATGCTCAAAGATCTTGTCGAAGCCACAGCACTTGACGGGTATCGGGTACGGCTGCGGTTCGAAGATGGCGTTGAGGGCGAGTTAG
- a CDS encoding MBL fold metallo-hydrolase produces the protein MAKITEVAPDLFRLTTFLEPFNLQFSQFLVRDEEPLLFHTGPRALFADVKDAVASLIDVRRLRWISFSHFEADECGSLPDWQRVAPQSDAVCSLVGKVVSVDDCLALRPAKGMADGEVLHTGRYRFQFLATPHVPHCWESGLLFEDTHRTLLCSDLFHQAGNGEPTTQSDVVGRCREVLKEYQQGPLANYMPYCTLTEPTLTRLAALKPNTLATMHGSVFVGDGAQALRDLAQVFREVLGGGAAIATAPAP, from the coding sequence ATGGCGAAGATCACCGAAGTCGCTCCGGATCTGTTCCGTCTCACGACCTTCCTCGAACCGTTCAATCTGCAATTCAGTCAGTTCCTGGTGCGCGATGAAGAGCCGCTGCTGTTTCACACCGGCCCGCGTGCGCTGTTTGCCGACGTGAAGGACGCGGTTGCGTCGCTGATCGATGTGCGCAGGCTCCGCTGGATCAGCTTCAGCCATTTCGAGGCCGACGAATGCGGCTCCCTGCCGGACTGGCAACGGGTTGCTCCGCAGTCGGACGCGGTCTGTAGTCTGGTCGGGAAAGTGGTTAGTGTGGACGATTGCCTCGCGCTCCGTCCGGCGAAGGGGATGGCGGACGGGGAGGTCCTGCACACGGGCCGATACCGGTTTCAATTTCTGGCGACGCCGCATGTGCCGCATTGCTGGGAGTCGGGTCTCTTATTCGAAGACACCCATCGGACTCTGCTCTGCTCAGATCTGTTTCACCAGGCGGGCAATGGTGAACCGACGACCCAGTCGGATGTCGTGGGGCGCTGTCGCGAGGTGCTGAAAGAGTATCAGCAAGGCCCCTTGGCCAACTACATGCCCTATTGCACGCTGACGGAGCCCACACTCACCAGGCTGGCGGCGTTGAAACCAAACACGTTGGCGACGATGCACGGCTCGGTTTTTGTCGGCGACGGGGCGCAGGCGCTACGCGATCTGGCTCAGGTCTTCCGTGAGGTGCTCGGCGGCGGCGCCGCCATTGCGACCGCTCCCGCTCCATGA
- a CDS encoding IS3 family transposase — RADVFDYIERFYNPRRRHSTLGYLSPMEFERQATEA, encoded by the coding sequence AGGGCCGATGTGTTTGATTACATCGAGCGCTTTTATAATCCGCGACGGCGGCACTCCACGTTAGGATATCTCAGTCCAATGGAGTTCGAACGACAAGCGACAGAAGCGTAG
- a CDS encoding rRNA pseudouridine synthase — MPNPRSKKPVPPRSTGRPAPRVPTNTEATGTPKRVTLDRLLSKLGIASRSQAQEWIKAGRVRINQRVARTPDTWVDWPGDAVTLDEHPLEQSPPRFILFHKPKGCVTTHHDEQGRRTIFDVLPPEMTRLHAVGRLDQATSGLLLLTNDSTLSSFLTDPQHQVPRAYLVTVRGEVTDHIRHAAIDGLEDEGEYLHCSDVTIQKRSGRESHLAVTLTEGKNREIRRLFKALGHEVTRLRRIAYGPFTLGDLPPGSWRELPIAEAHAQLIQGFP, encoded by the coding sequence ATGCCCAACCCACGCAGCAAGAAGCCTGTGCCGCCGCGATCGACGGGCAGGCCTGCGCCGAGAGTCCCAACAAACACCGAGGCGACAGGGACCCCCAAACGGGTCACGCTAGACCGTCTCCTGTCGAAACTCGGCATCGCCAGCCGGAGCCAGGCCCAGGAGTGGATCAAGGCCGGGCGTGTCCGCATCAATCAGCGCGTGGCGCGCACACCGGACACCTGGGTCGACTGGCCCGGCGATGCCGTGACGCTGGACGAACACCCGCTCGAACAGAGCCCGCCGCGCTTCATTCTGTTTCACAAGCCGAAAGGCTGCGTGACCACGCATCACGACGAACAGGGACGGCGCACGATCTTCGACGTGCTTCCTCCGGAAATGACACGCCTGCACGCGGTCGGACGGCTGGACCAAGCAACCAGTGGGTTACTCCTGCTGACCAACGATTCCACGCTCTCGAGTTTTCTCACCGATCCGCAGCACCAGGTCCCGCGCGCATATCTCGTCACGGTTCGCGGCGAGGTGACCGATCACATCCGACACGCAGCGATCGACGGATTAGAGGATGAGGGCGAGTACTTACACTGCAGCGACGTGACTATTCAGAAACGCTCCGGACGCGAATCGCATCTGGCCGTCACGCTGACCGAGGGCAAGAATCGTGAGATCCGTCGGCTCTTCAAAGCCCTCGGCCATGAAGTGACGAGGCTGCGACGCATTGCCTATGGTCCCTTCACGCTCGGCGATCTCCCGCCCGGATCATGGCGCGAACTCCCCATCGCGGAAGCACACGCGCAACTCATCCAGGGTTTTCCCTGA
- a CDS encoding DUF2252 family protein has protein sequence MNILQATQAYERWSARQVPFVPADLQLKHRLMAQSAFSFFRATCYRWMQVWSEVCADLATAPVLRAVADLHVENFGTWRDSDGRLIWGINDFDEACVFPYTSDLVRLVVSAKLAGRAEHLAVKLDEACEAILTGYREGLRAGGRPFVLSEQHTWLREIATNSLRDPVKFWAKMEALPMVQGTVSHDVTNAIEQVMPEANLSYGFRRRRSGLGSLGRPRFVALAEWRGGKVAREAKRLVASAGLWAQGQKGGGTLLYQSMLEQAVRCRDPFVRMDGYWLLRRLSPYCSRIELTALPRKRDEGKLLYAMGWETANVHLASGTIIPAVQRDLAARKSTWLRKAAKAMTKAILADWNDWAEHHAG, from the coding sequence ATGAACATTCTCCAAGCAACTCAGGCCTATGAGCGATGGTCGGCGCGGCAGGTGCCGTTTGTACCGGCGGATCTGCAGCTGAAGCACAGGTTGATGGCGCAGAGTGCCTTCTCATTTTTTCGAGCCACCTGTTACCGCTGGATGCAGGTCTGGTCGGAGGTCTGTGCCGACCTCGCCACGGCGCCGGTGCTGCGGGCGGTCGCGGATCTGCATGTCGAGAATTTCGGCACATGGCGCGACAGCGACGGCCGGCTGATCTGGGGTATCAATGATTTTGACGAGGCCTGCGTGTTTCCTTACACGAGCGACTTGGTTCGCCTAGTGGTCAGTGCCAAGCTTGCGGGTCGGGCGGAACACCTCGCGGTCAAGTTGGACGAGGCTTGCGAGGCGATCCTGACCGGCTACCGCGAAGGCCTGCGGGCTGGTGGCCGGCCGTTCGTGTTGTCGGAACAGCATACCTGGTTGCGCGAGATTGCGACGAACTCGCTGCGCGATCCGGTGAAGTTCTGGGCGAAAATGGAGGCCCTGCCGATGGTTCAGGGCACGGTGTCTCACGACGTGACAAACGCCATTGAACAGGTGATGCCGGAGGCAAACCTCTCGTATGGCTTTCGTCGTCGTCGGTCGGGTTTGGGCAGTCTGGGACGGCCGCGATTCGTGGCGCTGGCCGAGTGGCGCGGCGGGAAGGTGGCTCGTGAGGCCAAGCGGCTGGTCGCTTCCGCCGGTTTGTGGGCTCAAGGGCAGAAGGGCGGTGGCACGCTGCTGTATCAATCGATGTTGGAGCAAGCTGTGCGTTGTCGCGATCCCTTCGTGCGAATGGACGGCTACTGGCTGCTTCGGCGGCTGTCGCCCTATTGCTCGCGCATTGAACTGACGGCGTTGCCGAGGAAACGAGACGAGGGCAAGTTGCTGTATGCCATGGGCTGGGAAACGGCGAATGTGCATCTCGCCAGTGGGACGATCATCCCGGCTGTGCAGCGCGATCTGGCCGCGCGAAAATCCACGTGGTTGCGGAAGGCGGCGAAGGCGATGACGAAGGCGATCCTGGCGGATTGGAACGACTGGGCGGAGCACCATGCCGGATAA
- the hflX gene encoding GTPase HflX: MSKPAQPNAVLVAIRTPRVTAEDVDSSLQELTRLVKTLGYNVVGRVTQKRSSDRYAAVLGEGKLAELALWTGGSGKIESAFGRSKNKAAAKDEADDSDVEEEPDEDESDETIEAAPGPHEQAQIVIVDCDLSPSQLKNLERAAGVPVLDRTGVIIEIFSRHARTRAARLQVEIARLNYLAPRLRETGGGSERQGGGVGGKGAGETSLELDKRRIRDRTKELREELAAIGDEHQTRRARREHELTVALVGYTNAGKSSLMRAMTGSEVLVADKLFATLDTTIRPLYPETRPKVLLSDTVGFIKKLPHDLVASFKSTLDEAASASLLLFVVDASDPSFRSQLDVTRKVLGEVGATDVPSLLVLNKRDRLGTNELAALKAEYPDAVILSTRNKDDLQALRERIMGYFESDMLDEELRIPFTAQKLVAEIRARMRILSEEYDAEGLTLRVRSTPENLTAIKQKLAHIPKL; encoded by the coding sequence ATGTCGAAGCCCGCACAACCGAATGCCGTGCTTGTGGCGATCCGCACCCCCCGCGTGACTGCGGAGGATGTGGACAGTTCGCTGCAGGAGCTCACCCGTCTGGTGAAGACCCTCGGGTATAACGTCGTGGGCCGTGTGACGCAAAAGCGGAGTTCGGATCGCTATGCGGCGGTCCTGGGAGAGGGCAAACTCGCCGAGTTGGCCCTCTGGACCGGTGGGTCCGGGAAAATCGAATCGGCATTTGGTCGCTCGAAGAACAAGGCGGCGGCGAAGGACGAGGCGGATGATTCAGATGTCGAGGAAGAACCAGACGAGGACGAATCGGACGAAACCATCGAGGCTGCTCCAGGCCCTCACGAACAGGCGCAGATTGTTATCGTAGACTGTGATCTGTCGCCGTCTCAATTGAAAAACCTTGAACGTGCGGCCGGCGTGCCGGTGCTGGATCGTACCGGGGTCATCATTGAGATTTTCAGCCGGCACGCGCGCACCCGAGCGGCCCGGCTGCAGGTGGAGATCGCGCGGCTCAATTATCTCGCGCCGCGGTTGCGGGAAACCGGCGGGGGTAGCGAGCGGCAGGGCGGGGGAGTCGGGGGCAAAGGAGCCGGAGAGACGAGTCTGGAACTCGATAAGCGCCGAATCCGCGATCGTACGAAAGAACTCCGGGAGGAATTGGCGGCGATCGGGGACGAGCATCAGACGCGCCGCGCCAGGCGGGAACACGAATTGACGGTCGCGCTCGTGGGATACACCAATGCCGGGAAATCCTCGCTCATGCGTGCGATGACGGGCAGCGAGGTGCTCGTGGCCGACAAGCTATTCGCCACGCTCGATACCACGATCCGGCCCTTGTATCCTGAGACGCGTCCGAAAGTGCTCCTGTCCGATACGGTGGGATTCATCAAGAAGCTCCCGCATGACCTGGTGGCGTCGTTCAAGTCGACACTGGATGAAGCGGCCAGCGCATCGCTCTTGCTGTTCGTCGTCGATGCCTCGGATCCTTCCTTTCGCTCCCAACTCGACGTCACGCGGAAGGTGTTGGGGGAAGTCGGCGCCACGGATGTCCCCAGCTTGCTGGTGTTGAATAAGCGAGATCGTCTAGGGACGAATGAACTCGCGGCACTCAAGGCGGAATATCCCGACGCGGTCATACTGTCCACGAGAAACAAAGACGATCTGCAGGCGCTCCGCGAGCGCATCATGGGCTACTTTGAGAGCGATATGCTCGACGAGGAATTACGCATTCCGTTTACCGCTCAGAAGCTCGTTGCGGAGATCCGCGCCCGGATGCGAATCCTGTCCGAAGAATATGATGCCGAGGGGCTCACGCTACGGGTGCGATCAACTCCTGAGAACCTGACTGCGATCAAACAGAAGCTCGCGCACATTCCGAAACTGTAG